One genomic region from Quercus robur chromosome 4, dhQueRobu3.1, whole genome shotgun sequence encodes:
- the LOC126721917 gene encoding uncharacterized protein LOC126721917 yields the protein MRWFDGLKPNSIDSFKQLTQAFGSRFITCSRAPRPLDSLLSLSIREGETLKAYSDRYWEMYNEIEGNFDDVAISTFKSGLPVEHGLRKSLTGKPVTSLRQLMDRIDKYKSVEEDQQLGKVNVVFRDPVYHVLEKIKNELFFKLPNKMAGDPMKHQNLYCQYHQEPGHTTENRRNLRNHLDQLV from the exons atgagatggtttgatggcctGAAGCCAAATTCAATAGATTCCTTTAAGCAGCTCACCCAGGCTTTTGGCTCTCGTTTCATCACATGTAGCAGAGCTCCTCGGCCATTGGATTCTCTATTGTCTTTGTCCATACGAGAAGGGGAGACTttgaaagcatactcggatagataCTGGGAGATGTACAATGAGATAGAGGGTAACTTTGATGATGTcgccatcagcaccttcaagagCGGTCTCCCGGTTGAGCATGGTTTAAGAAAGTCCCTAACGGGAAAGCCTGTCACCAGCTTGCGCCAGCTCATGGACCGAATTGACAAGTataaaagtgttgaggaagaCCAGCAACTGGGTAAAG TTAATGTTGTGTTTAGAGATCCAGTATATCATGTtctggagaagatcaagaatgagCTATTCTTCAAGTTGCCAAATAAGATGGCGGGAGACCCCATGAAGCACCAGAACCTatattgccaataccaccaagaaccggggcacaccaccgagaaTCGCAGGAATTTAAGGAATCACTTGGACCAACTGGTCTGA